A region from the Beduinella massiliensis genome encodes:
- a CDS encoding ABC transporter permease subunit: MYIPKQAGRRSTIALFLTPALVGLVVFCLVPIAASIVYSFYDYDILVPFSQAKFVGVKNFARILTGREFPQVLSHTLTYLLLYLPFILLLALLEALALNRGFRGRAVYRVIFYTPVITSWVAAAVVWKWVLSGKYGLLNQMLAAVGISGPAWLSSPAWAMPGIVIAALWKDMGYYALMVLAALKSIDPAYYEAADIDGAGFFKKLTSITLPLISPTMFLLLVINVIYGLQVFDSVFVMTSGEPIAIHTTVFLERIYNYAFKQYKMGMASAYSWILFALILVFTLLQFRLQNKWVNYDA, encoded by the coding sequence ATGTACATTCCAAAGCAGGCGGGGCGGCGCTCGACGATCGCGCTGTTCCTGACGCCCGCGCTGGTGGGGCTCGTGGTCTTCTGCCTCGTGCCCATCGCGGCCTCGATCGTGTACAGCTTTTACGATTACGACATTTTGGTGCCCTTTTCTCAGGCGAAGTTCGTAGGCGTAAAGAACTTCGCCCGCATCCTGACGGGGCGGGAATTTCCGCAGGTGCTCAGCCACACGCTGACCTACCTGCTTCTCTACCTGCCGTTCATCCTGCTGCTCGCCCTGCTCGAGGCGCTGGCGCTGAACCGGGGCTTTCGGGGGCGGGCGGTTTACCGCGTGATCTTCTATACGCCGGTCATCACCTCCTGGGTGGCGGCGGCCGTCGTGTGGAAGTGGGTGCTTTCGGGCAAGTACGGTCTGCTCAACCAGATGCTCGCGGCCGTCGGCATCAGCGGTCCGGCATGGCTTTCCAGCCCGGCCTGGGCGATGCCGGGCATCGTCATCGCCGCGCTGTGGAAGGACATGGGGTATTACGCGCTGATGGTGCTGGCGGCGCTCAAATCCATCGATCCCGCCTATTACGAGGCGGCGGACATCGACGGGGCGGGTTTTTTCAAAAAGCTCACCTCCATCACGCTGCCGCTGATCTCCCCGACGATGTTCCTGCTGCTCGTCATCAACGTGATTTATGGCCTTCAGGTCTTCGATTCGGTATTCGTGATGACCTCCGGCGAGCCGATCGCCATTCATACGACGGTGTTTCTGGAGCGCATCTACAACTATGCCTTCAAGCAATACAAGATGGGCATGGCCTCTGCGTACTCGTGGATCCTCTTCGCGCTGATTCTCGTCTTCACGCTCCTTCAATTCAGGCTGCAAAACAAGTGGGTGAATTACGATGCCTAA